From a single Novipirellula caenicola genomic region:
- a CDS encoding L-lactate permease: MSIANADGSVFVFPPWFEAGRFILSDEVLAFLSLLPIIVVAVFLVMLRWPASRAMPLAYLVACGLSLWVWQVDGWQVAAASVKGLIVAAELLYIIFGAILLLNTLRQSGALRTIRKSFQDISPDRRIQVIIVAWLFGSFIEGAAGFGTPAAIAVPLLVGLGFPAMAAVVSGVVIQSTPVSFGAVGTPILIGVSSGLAGEGTIDGFAQSHGFADGGTLLSLIGLRVAMLHAIAGTLIPLWLVALMTRFFGENRSFKEGLAVWRFALFAAVAMTVPYVLVAWLLGPEFPSLLGGLCGLAIVVPAAKAGFLMPKADAIWDFPPTDQWPADWLGRPPGRLRHDADVQTETRPMGLIAAWSPYGVVALLLVLTRLDWVPGIEWLTGYNGSPAQWVKSFAVPVSNLFGTSISEIIRPVYLPGTVFVIAALIAVVFQRVPMRCCVDACGESFRTILRASVALIFTVPMVQVFINSGHGIAGYESMPITLAEGVKNTVGDAWPVFATFIGGFGASIAGSNTISNMMFSSFQFNVGEKLGVDPVWIVVLQAVGGAAGNTICVHNVVAASAVVGLVGKEGVIIRKTLWVFTYYALLLGIIGYGIVWWGR; this comes from the coding sequence GTGTCGATCGCAAACGCCGACGGTTCGGTGTTTGTATTTCCACCATGGTTCGAAGCAGGGCGGTTCATCTTGAGCGACGAAGTGTTGGCATTTCTGTCATTGCTGCCGATCATCGTCGTGGCGGTGTTTTTGGTCATGTTGCGATGGCCCGCCAGCCGTGCGATGCCATTGGCGTACCTAGTTGCCTGCGGATTGTCACTGTGGGTTTGGCAAGTGGATGGATGGCAGGTCGCGGCGGCAAGCGTCAAAGGATTGATCGTGGCTGCGGAGTTGTTGTACATCATCTTCGGAGCGATCTTGTTACTGAACACGCTTCGTCAAAGCGGGGCGTTGCGGACGATCCGAAAGTCGTTTCAAGACATCTCGCCTGATCGACGCATCCAAGTGATCATCGTGGCATGGTTATTTGGATCGTTTATCGAAGGAGCTGCCGGTTTCGGAACGCCTGCGGCGATTGCAGTGCCACTGTTGGTCGGTCTGGGTTTTCCCGCGATGGCAGCGGTGGTGTCGGGGGTAGTGATCCAAAGCACTCCGGTCTCCTTTGGTGCCGTCGGCACGCCGATCCTGATTGGCGTCAGCAGCGGTTTGGCTGGCGAAGGGACGATCGACGGATTTGCCCAAAGCCATGGATTTGCCGATGGTGGGACATTGTTGTCGTTGATCGGATTGCGAGTGGCGATGTTGCATGCGATCGCCGGAACGTTGATTCCGCTGTGGTTGGTTGCGTTGATGACGCGATTCTTTGGTGAGAACCGCTCGTTCAAAGAGGGCTTGGCGGTTTGGCGTTTCGCACTGTTTGCTGCCGTGGCAATGACGGTTCCGTACGTCTTGGTCGCTTGGTTGTTGGGACCCGAGTTCCCATCGCTGTTGGGCGGATTGTGTGGATTGGCAATCGTGGTGCCCGCCGCGAAGGCTGGATTCTTGATGCCCAAAGCGGACGCGATTTGGGATTTTCCGCCCACCGACCAATGGCCCGCGGATTGGCTGGGCCGACCGCCTGGACGGCTGCGACACGACGCCGATGTTCAAACCGAAACGCGACCGATGGGATTGATCGCGGCATGGTCACCGTATGGGGTCGTGGCGCTGCTACTGGTGCTGACGCGGCTAGATTGGGTGCCGGGGATCGAGTGGTTGACGGGATACAATGGATCGCCGGCGCAATGGGTGAAGTCGTTTGCAGTACCTGTGAGTAATCTTTTTGGCACTTCGATCTCCGAGATCATTCGTCCGGTCTACTTGCCGGGGACCGTGTTTGTGATCGCCGCGTTGATCGCGGTGGTGTTTCAGCGAGTACCGATGCGTTGCTGTGTGGACGCGTGTGGTGAATCGTTTCGCACGATCCTGCGTGCTTCGGTTGCGTTGATCTTTACCGTGCCGATGGTTCAAGTTTTTATCAACAGTGGGCACGGGATCGCTGGTTACGAGTCGATGCCCATTACATTGGCCGAAGGCGTTAAGAACACGGTCGGCGATGCGTGGCCGGTGTTTGCCACGTTCATCGGCGGGTTTGGAGCTTCGATCGCAGGCAGCAATACGATCAGCAACATGATGTTCTCGTCGTTCCAATTCAACGTGGGCGAGAAGCTTGGTGTCGATCCCGTTTGGATCGTGGTGTTGCAAGCGGTCGGCGGCGCTGCGGGGAACACGATTTGTGTCCACAACGTGGTCGCGGCCTCGGCCGTCGTTGGCTTGGTGGGTAAAGAGGGAGTGATCATCCGCAAAACGCTGTGGGTGTTCACGTATTACGCGTTGCTACTTGGGATCATCGGCTATGGGATCGTGTGGTGGGGACGATGA
- a CDS encoding 3-oxoacyl-ACP synthase III produces the protein MRFSNVCLDAIGTEIPQEVWTSDDLEQKLEPLYSRLKLPEGRLALMSGIDQRRVWPKGTMPSEPSVRSARRAMEASGIEPHRIGCLIHASVCRDFLEPATASRVHHELGLPSSCWVYDVSNACLGLMNGAVQIATLIEAGVIEAGIVVGTENSRPLLEQTIAQLNADQALTRQSVKPAFASLTIGSGSCAWLLAHRDVIGSSVEGRDRQRTMFDTAIAEARTEFHDLCRSDQDSAGAGMTPLMDTDSERLMAEGIATGAAAFERLLSESNWTRSDISRTVCHQVGSRHRVAMLEAMGLSPETDSITFPFLGNTGSVALPLTLAAAAKRGDLSSGDQVAMLGIGSGINSVMIAANWGDTKVSGNIDAIL, from the coding sequence GTGAGATTTAGCAACGTTTGCCTCGATGCAATCGGTACCGAAATTCCCCAAGAGGTTTGGACGAGTGATGATTTGGAACAGAAACTCGAGCCGCTCTACAGCCGGTTAAAACTTCCCGAAGGTCGCCTGGCGCTGATGAGCGGGATCGACCAGCGACGGGTTTGGCCCAAGGGAACGATGCCCAGTGAACCGAGTGTACGTAGCGCTCGCCGCGCGATGGAAGCGTCGGGGATCGAGCCCCATCGGATTGGTTGTCTGATTCACGCCAGCGTTTGCCGTGACTTTTTAGAGCCCGCAACGGCCTCGCGAGTTCACCATGAATTGGGATTGCCGTCGAGCTGTTGGGTCTATGATGTTTCCAATGCCTGTTTGGGCTTGATGAACGGTGCCGTTCAAATTGCCACGCTGATCGAAGCCGGTGTCATCGAAGCGGGCATCGTGGTGGGGACCGAAAACAGTCGTCCACTATTGGAACAAACCATCGCTCAGTTGAACGCCGATCAAGCGCTGACTCGGCAAAGTGTGAAGCCTGCCTTTGCATCGCTGACGATCGGATCAGGAAGTTGCGCGTGGCTGTTGGCTCATCGTGATGTGATCGGATCAAGTGTTGAGGGGCGCGATCGCCAACGGACAATGTTTGACACCGCGATCGCCGAGGCGCGAACTGAGTTCCATGATCTGTGTCGCAGCGACCAGGATTCGGCTGGCGCCGGGATGACGCCGCTGATGGATACCGATTCGGAACGTTTGATGGCCGAGGGCATCGCGACCGGTGCGGCAGCATTTGAGCGATTGTTGTCCGAATCGAATTGGACGCGATCGGATATTTCACGAACGGTGTGTCATCAGGTCGGATCGCGTCACCGAGTGGCAATGCTTGAAGCAATGGGGCTTTCGCCAGAAACCGACAGCATCACGTTTCCGTTCTTGGGCAACACCGGTTCGGTCGCTCTGCCGTTGACGCTTGCCGCTGCTGCCAAGCGAGGTGATCTTTCCAGCGGAGACCAGGTCGCGATGTTGGGGATCGGATCAGGAATCAACAGCGTGATGATTGCAGCAAATTGGGGCGATACGAAGGTCAGCGGCAACATCGACGCCATCTTGTAG
- a CDS encoding gamma-glutamyl-gamma-aminobutyrate hydrolase family protein, protein MTCKPLIGMNADFRAANRNVPAYSYIAAGYFQSVIAAGGIPVVLPPMDDAESIHTAIENLHGFIMIGGADLDPRNDGFMLHPSVRPLDPVRETSDRLIIAELAERRVPVLGIGTGMQLLNVHQGGNLFLNIKEDLPNAVPHHDPHDPNHRHTLNVESDSLVGRVYGDGEIRVSSRHHMAIDEVAPGFRVTARCPDGVIEAIESEMMDWFALGTQFHPECGAASALDIRIFEEFIDGVRERVMQEDLRLVA, encoded by the coding sequence ATGACGTGTAAGCCTTTGATCGGCATGAATGCCGACTTTCGTGCTGCCAATCGTAACGTACCCGCCTACAGTTACATCGCAGCAGGATACTTTCAATCGGTGATCGCAGCGGGAGGGATTCCAGTTGTATTACCGCCGATGGACGACGCGGAATCGATCCACACCGCGATTGAAAACTTGCATGGTTTTATCATGATCGGCGGAGCCGACCTGGACCCACGCAACGATGGCTTTATGTTGCATCCTTCGGTTCGCCCGTTGGATCCTGTTCGCGAAACCAGCGACCGCTTGATCATCGCTGAACTTGCCGAACGTCGCGTTCCCGTGCTCGGAATTGGCACCGGCATGCAATTGTTGAATGTTCACCAGGGCGGAAACCTGTTCTTGAACATCAAAGAGGACCTGCCCAACGCAGTGCCTCACCACGACCCTCACGATCCCAATCACCGCCACACGCTGAACGTGGAAAGCGACTCGTTGGTCGGCCGCGTTTACGGCGATGGCGAAATCCGTGTTAGCAGCCGTCATCACATGGCAATTGACGAAGTCGCTCCTGGCTTCCGCGTGACCGCACGCTGCCCCGATGGCGTGATCGAAGCGATCGAAAGCGAGATGATGGATTGGTTTGCCCTGGGAACTCAATTCCATCCTGAGTGCGGAGCCGCATCGGCGCTTGACATCCGCATCTTCGAAGAATTCATCGATGGCGTGCGTGAACGCGTCATGCAAGAAGACCTTCGACTGGTGGCCTAG
- a CDS encoding AEC family transporter — protein MLSDLWPIISSVLGVFLVMGVGVLCRQTGWLTRQADHSLANLTAKVLLPALFAHRILTSDQMSQFSTAWFPPTFGFGTTAIGFLVGFLIARYAGHWIGLDSDSKQRTFALCVGICNYGYIPLPLAQRFYPQAEVDLILHNVGVDMALWSIGIAVIGGQSGGGWRRVMLSAPAVTVIIAGVMRRYGLEQWVPASCMSAIEMLGNCAIPMGLLLSGAIIVDYVKETTWAGSGRVIAWSIAIRQLLLPSLMIGLATAIAAWSNLMTIDMKQVVMLEAAMPAAVFPIVLVRLYGRDTSTALRVVLATSIAGILLVPVWLGIGKWWFGI, from the coding sequence ATGCTTTCTGATTTATGGCCCATCATTTCGAGTGTCCTGGGCGTGTTTTTGGTGATGGGGGTCGGGGTTCTGTGCCGTCAAACCGGCTGGTTGACCCGGCAAGCGGACCATTCGCTTGCCAACCTGACCGCCAAGGTGCTGTTGCCCGCCCTGTTTGCTCACCGGATTTTGACCAGTGATCAAATGAGTCAGTTTTCGACCGCTTGGTTTCCGCCGACGTTTGGATTTGGGACGACGGCGATCGGGTTCCTGGTTGGCTTTTTGATCGCTCGCTACGCCGGGCATTGGATCGGACTGGACAGCGATTCAAAGCAGCGAACGTTTGCACTTTGCGTCGGCATTTGCAATTACGGTTACATCCCGCTGCCGTTGGCTCAGCGGTTCTACCCGCAGGCCGAGGTGGATCTAATTTTGCACAACGTCGGTGTCGACATGGCGCTGTGGAGTATCGGGATTGCCGTGATCGGTGGTCAGAGCGGTGGTGGGTGGCGGCGGGTGATGTTGAGCGCGCCGGCGGTAACCGTGATCATCGCCGGAGTGATGAGGCGTTATGGACTCGAGCAATGGGTGCCCGCTTCATGCATGAGTGCCATCGAGATGCTGGGCAATTGCGCCATCCCGATGGGGTTGCTGCTAAGCGGCGCGATCATCGTCGACTACGTGAAGGAAACCACATGGGCGGGATCAGGCCGTGTGATCGCTTGGTCGATCGCGATCCGCCAATTGTTGCTGCCAAGTTTGATGATCGGGTTGGCCACCGCGATCGCGGCGTGGTCCAATTTGATGACGATCGACATGAAGCAGGTGGTGATGCTGGAAGCCGCGATGCCCGCCGCGGTGTTCCCGATTGTGTTGGTGCGGTTGTATGGGCGTGATACCTCGACCGCGCTGCGGGTGGTCTTGGCGACGTCGATCGCCGGAATCTTGTTGGTGCCGGTGTGGTTGGGAATCGGCAAATGGTGGTTCGGCATTTGA
- the tatA gene encoding twin-arginine translocase TatA/TatE family subunit: protein MLMMSMFTQCMVLAFGFPGLPELMVVLLIALVLFGGAKLPSLMRNLGRSANEFKRGMAETADDEEDETHSPSGKA from the coding sequence ATGTTAATGATGTCGATGTTTACGCAGTGCATGGTACTGGCATTCGGTTTCCCTGGACTTCCCGAATTGATGGTCGTGCTGTTGATTGCACTGGTCCTGTTCGGCGGAGCCAAGCTGCCTAGTTTGATGCGAAACCTCGGTCGCAGTGCGAACGAGTTCAAACGTGGCATGGCGGAAACGGCGGACGACGAAGAGGACGAGACCCACTCGCCAAGCGGGAAAGCGTAA
- a CDS encoding twin-arginine translocase TatA/TatE family subunit produces MFGLSPFELMVIGVIAVVLFGGNLPEVARKFGSSYRDVRRTLNDVQQQFREAEYEAKRALTMDTPASTKLDEPEEEPEEPSAPKFKPPA; encoded by the coding sequence ATGTTTGGTTTGTCACCATTTGAGTTGATGGTGATCGGAGTCATCGCAGTCGTGTTGTTTGGCGGCAATCTCCCCGAGGTTGCCCGCAAATTTGGCAGCAGCTACCGCGATGTGCGACGCACTCTCAACGACGTCCAGCAACAATTTCGCGAGGCCGAATACGAAGCCAAGCGAGCCTTGACGATGGACACGCCTGCATCGACCAAGCTGGACGAGCCGGAGGAAGAACCCGAAGAGCCATCGGCTCCAAAGTTCAAACCCCCAGCCTGA
- a CDS encoding Imm21 family immunity protein: MSILHYWRGFYLPADPEDGLPDLELPDGAFNICDDFDFSNPKTDYDRACSLSGAVETISVGPGKGLVFGAELDSLTWWQDQRMLVNGGLPTTSRLNEVTWSDELDWHTAESDFVLMNACDHGADPNLKNFFEVKLAAGEYLIQRGDSSDCRNVGNDPAFVLFRFLLKLDG, from the coding sequence GTGAGCATCCTGCACTATTGGCGCGGCTTCTACCTTCCGGCCGACCCGGAGGATGGGTTACCCGACCTCGAACTCCCAGACGGTGCGTTCAATATCTGTGACGATTTCGATTTTTCAAACCCGAAAACCGATTACGATCGGGCGTGCTCTCTCAGCGGAGCCGTCGAGACGATCTCGGTTGGTCCGGGGAAGGGGCTGGTCTTTGGTGCAGAGCTTGATTCGCTGACGTGGTGGCAGGATCAGCGCATGCTCGTCAATGGTGGTCTGCCGACAACATCGAGGCTGAACGAAGTCACATGGTCCGACGAGCTCGACTGGCACACCGCCGAATCAGACTTCGTCCTCATGAATGCATGCGACCACGGTGCTGATCCGAACCTGAAGAACTTCTTTGAAGTTAAACTTGCTGCCGGGGAATATCTGATACAACGTGGCGATTCCAGCGATTGTCGAAATGTGGGCAACGACCCCGCGTTCGTCTTGTTTCGTTTTCTGTTGAAACTCGATGGCTAG
- a CDS encoding DUF4304 domain-containing protein, which produces MHNSVVGARSLELSVVLKDVLAVVAPRLRAHGYKGSGQNYRLVDENAVSVVNFQKSSGGERFYVNVGVQPLFVPTEGESTPDAKKIKEPECIFHTRLKPPQNAMAGWPYSVDLAEQLAADFDDLHATFVQPLMTIPGPVTEASVGDFDEHTGHPLLGARHARNFLHFARISLARGNTERAAEFSQAAIDICPERASTLLHHLKDVLARASL; this is translated from the coding sequence GTGCATAACTCCGTTGTCGGTGCGAGGTCTCTTGAATTGTCGGTCGTACTCAAAGACGTTCTCGCCGTTGTCGCGCCTCGACTTCGCGCCCACGGCTACAAAGGCTCTGGCCAGAACTACCGGCTCGTAGATGAAAATGCCGTTTCGGTCGTCAACTTCCAAAAGAGTTCAGGCGGTGAGCGATTCTACGTAAACGTTGGAGTCCAGCCGTTGTTCGTGCCAACGGAAGGTGAATCCACGCCGGACGCGAAGAAAATCAAAGAACCCGAATGCATTTTTCACACCCGTCTTAAGCCGCCGCAAAACGCAATGGCCGGTTGGCCCTATTCGGTCGATCTTGCTGAACAACTGGCAGCAGACTTCGACGACCTTCATGCCACGTTCGTCCAACCATTGATGACAATTCCAGGCCCCGTGACGGAGGCTTCCGTGGGCGACTTCGATGAACATACCGGGCATCCGCTGCTGGGTGCCCGACATGCCCGTAACTTTCTGCACTTTGCCCGTATCTCGTTGGCTCGTGGCAACACCGAGAGGGCTGCCGAATTCTCACAGGCGGCAATCGATATTTGTCCCGAGCGAGCATCGACTTTGCTTCATCATCTAAAGGACGTTTTAGCTAGAGCGTCGTTGTAG